TGGTGCACCGCACCCGGTAGGAAAAGTAAGGAAAGATCGAAAGATGCCACAGGGAACTGTGAAGTGGTTCAACGCGGAAAAGGGCTTCGGCTTTATTGCGCCTGAGGATGGTTCCGCGGATGTGTTCGTCCACTACACGGAGATTCAGGGTTCGGGTTTCCGCACCCTCGAGGAAAACCAGCGGGTGGAGTTCGAGGTCGGCCAGAGCCCCAAGGGGCCTCAGGCCACCGGCGTTCGCGCCGTCTGAGAATTCTCTGACATAGACGTCCCGGGCGGTCTTACCGCCCGGGACGTTTTGTCTGCCTTACTGTCGTGACGTGAGTCAGCTCTCCTTCTTCTCTGCGGAATCGGTGCCGCC
This DNA window, taken from Mycolicibacterium sp. MU0050, encodes the following:
- a CDS encoding cold-shock protein, producing the protein MPQGTVKWFNAEKGFGFIAPEDGSADVFVHYTEIQGSGFRTLEENQRVEFEVGQSPKGPQATGVRAV